The Benincasa hispida cultivar B227 chromosome 11, ASM972705v1, whole genome shotgun sequence genome has a segment encoding these proteins:
- the LOC120090849 gene encoding uncharacterized mitochondrial protein AtMg00810-like — MAYLSLKKSTPETCLRRYARNMLKKFSLNKAGFKRTPVPIHAKLPQDHDAANVDDNVYRCMIGSLLYLTASYPDINYAVGVCARYQGNPKTSHLTSVKRILKYINGTVDYGLFYSSNSNGGLVGYCYND; from the coding sequence ATGGCATATTTATCACTCAAGAAAAGTACTCCAGAAACATGCTTAAGAAGGTACGCCAGAAACATGCTTAAGAAGTTTAGTCTGAATAAGGCAGGCTTTAAGCGTACTCCAGTTCCTATTCATGCCAAGCTCCCTCAAGACCATGATGCTGCTAATGTGGATGATAATGTATACAGATGTATGATTGGAAGTCTTCTCTATTTAACTGCTAGTTATCCTGATATAAACTATGCAGTAGGAGTTTGTGCTAGGTATCAAGGGAATCCTAAAACAAGTCATTTGACTAGTGTTAAACGAATCCTTAAGTATATCAATGGAACTGTTGATTATGGACTCTTTTATTCCTCAAATTCGAATGGAGGTCTAGTTGGATATTGCTATAATGACTAG
- the LOC120092171 gene encoding remorin 4.1-like has protein sequence MFNDQLPPPGTSSATHAGDDDGQIRDIHALTSPQPPPATVNRNRRGEAWETTSQRSTSIVSEGSSSSENFTSMSREFNALVIAGAEIGDGYRHDRSINEAPNNLSRIGEEEDNTMPEVETNPLAIVPDGHPFDDHLAPSSAISRQENGSGGGAAATREISLQMVKKEEVETKISAWQNAKISKINNRFKRENAVISGWEREQVQKASSWMKKIERKLEEKRAKALEKMENEVAKAHRKAEERRASAEAKRGTKVAKIIEISNLMRAVGRPPAKRSFF, from the exons ATGTTCAACGATCAACTACCACCACCGGGAACTTCCAGTGCCACTCATGCCGGAGACGACGACGGTCAAATTCGCGATATCCACGCTCTAACCTCGCCGCAACCACCACCGGCGACGGTTAATCGAAACCGCCGCGGAGAGGCTTGGGAAACGACGAGCCAGAGATCGACTTCAATCGTTAGCGAAGGTAGCAGCTCCAGTGAGAACTTCACCTCCATGAGTCGAGAGTTCAATGCTCTGGTTATTGCTGGTGCGGAGATCGGCGATGGTTATCGTCATGATCGATCGATTAACGAAGCTCCGAATAACTTGAGCCGGATCGGAGAGGAAGAGGATAATACTATGCCTGAGGTGGAGACAAATCCGTTAGCGATCGTACCGGATGGCCATCCGTTCGATGATCACTTAGCGCCGTCGTCGGCGATCTCGAGACAGGAGAACGGCAGCGGCGGTGGCGCGGCGGCGACTAGAGAGATTTCGTTGCAGATGGTGAAGAAAGAGGAGGTGGAAACGAAGATTAGCGCATGGCAGAACGCGAAGATTTCGAAGATTAACAATCGGTTCAAGAGAGAAAATGCAGTGATTAGTGGATGGGAAAGGGAGCAGGTTCAAAAGGCATCTTCATGGATGAAGAAGATCGAG AGAAAGTTGGAAGAGAAGAGAGCAAAAGCATTAGAAAAGATGGAGAATGAAGTAGCAAAAGCACATAGAAAAGCAGAGGAAAGAAGAGCATCAGCTGAGGCAAAGAGAGGAACAAAAGTTGCCAAAATCATTGAAATATCAAACTTAATGAGAGCAGTTGGAAGGCCACCAGCTAAGCGCTCGTTCTTCTAA